One stretch of Patescibacteria group bacterium DNA includes these proteins:
- a CDS encoding serine hydrolase — protein sequence MNKSQISVLGLLIVLLFSGQLVFAQDENITLKEAPLNKEYSIRLDKETIAKGYTVTAFDKLKLSLVPGILNEATPVEVIELNEEMPMPWQFEKISNIYQFEFTNKLAYDNHKPFYIEFHYEELDGGYKQVYFFDKNFGSWRPLPTKDYPEEKFVRSLIHLPYARIAVFSDNKRMTSGEASWYAYKGGNFAASPDFPKGSILRVTNTYNNKYVDVVVNDYGPDRSIFPDRAIDLDKLAFAKISPLGAGIIDVKIEPLKILSDADGRVVGVSAQGAREEPDISSRAAIIYNEETEEILFKKKATTTMPLASLTKLVAMKIFLDTKPSLNQVVEYKYQDEAYNYEWVKSWESARLKVEEGETMTIEDLVYSSLVGSANNTIESLVRVSGLPRDTFIKKMNDTVKSWGASSTVFLEPTGLSPENMTTAYDYALITKQVFKNPIIQKASTMPKYEFYTENTEDYHRLVNTNNLVRHSHLNYDITGSKTGYLHEALHCLMVRLKDANGDQLVVVTLGSETKDISLNETQELMDFALKINN from the coding sequence ATGAATAAATCCCAGATTTCTGTTTTAGGACTTTTAATAGTCCTACTATTTTCGGGGCAATTAGTATTTGCTCAAGATGAAAACATAACCTTAAAAGAAGCACCACTAAATAAAGAATACAGCATTAGGCTAGATAAGGAAACTATAGCAAAGGGCTATACGGTAACCGCATTTGATAAGTTAAAATTATCTCTGGTTCCAGGAATTCTAAATGAGGCAACACCAGTTGAAGTGATAGAGCTAAACGAAGAGATGCCAATGCCATGGCAATTTGAAAAAATAAGCAATATATATCAGTTTGAGTTTACAAACAAACTCGCCTACGACAATCACAAACCTTTTTATATTGAATTTCATTATGAAGAGTTAGATGGAGGATATAAGCAAGTTTATTTTTTTGACAAGAATTTTGGTTCATGGAGGCCACTTCCAACAAAAGATTATCCAGAAGAAAAATTCGTTCGTTCTTTGATTCATTTGCCCTATGCTCGCATCGCAGTTTTTTCAGACAACAAAAGAATGACCAGTGGAGAAGCTAGTTGGTATGCATATAAGGGAGGGAATTTTGCAGCGTCACCTGATTTTCCAAAAGGTTCAATTCTTAGAGTGACTAATACTTATAATAATAAATATGTAGATGTTGTAGTGAATGACTATGGTCCCGATAGAAGCATTTTCCCGGACAGGGCGATAGATTTAGATAAATTAGCTTTTGCAAAAATTTCACCACTTGGAGCAGGGATTATTGATGTTAAAATTGAACCATTAAAAATACTCTCAGATGCTGACGGGAGAGTAGTTGGAGTGAGCGCTCAAGGAGCCCGAGAAGAGCCTGATATTAGCTCTAGAGCAGCTATAATTTACAATGAAGAAACAGAAGAAATTCTATTCAAAAAAAAGGCAACGACTACAATGCCTTTGGCAAGCCTAACAAAACTAGTTGCTATGAAGATTTTTCTGGACACTAAGCCAAGTTTAAATCAGGTGGTTGAGTATAAATATCAAGATGAAGCGTATAATTATGAATGGGTAAAATCATGGGAGTCGGCAAGACTGAAGGTTGAAGAAGGTGAAACAATGACAATCGAAGATCTTGTTTATTCATCCTTGGTGGGATCAGCGAATAATACAATAGAGAGTTTAGTTAGAGTTAGTGGTTTGCCACGTGACACTTTTATAAAAAAAATGAATGATACAGTTAAGTCTTGGGGGGCAAGTTCAACTGTATTTCTTGAGCCAACTGGTCTTTCTCCTGAGAATATGACAACTGCTTATGACTATGCTTTAATAACCAAGCAAGTATTTAAAAATCCTATAATACAAAAAGCAAGCACAATGCCTAAATACGAATTTTATACAGAAAACACAGAGGACTATCATAGATTGGTTAATACAAATAATCTAGTAAGACATTCCCATCTTAATTACGATATTACGGGATCAAAAACAGGATATCTTCACGAAGCGCTCCATTGTTTGATGGTTCGTCTAAAAGATGCTAACGGTGATCAGCTAGTAGTTGTTACTCTTGGATCAGAGACGAAAGATATTAGTTTAAATGAGACACAAGAGTTAATGGATTTTGCATTAAAAATCAATAATTAG